CAGCTCGAACTCGCGGGTGGACAGCGCCACCCGGGTGCCGTCGGCAAGCACCGCGTCGCGTGGCGCCAGGTCGAGCAGCCCGGCCCCGATGCGGAGCACGCGGGTCGACTCGGACGTACGCCGGCACAGCGCCCGAACCCGGGCGCTCAGCTCGTCGAGGTCGAAGGGTTTGACCAGATAGTCGTCGGCGCCGGCGTCCAGCCCGGCGATCCGGTCGTCGACCGTGCCGAGCGCGGTGAGCATCAGGGTCCGGGCCGGGACGGCCCGGGCGCGTAGCCGGGTGACCAGGTCGAGCCCGTCGAGTGCCGGCAGCATCCGGTCGATGACCATCACGTCGTAGGATCGGGTCAGTCCGAGATGCAGCCCGCGCTGACCGTCGGAGGCCCGGTCGACGAGATAGCCCTCGTGACCGAGCGCCTCGGTGAGTAGCTCCGTCAGGTCCGCGTCGTCCTCGACCAGCAGCAGCCGGTTCGATCCTCCACCCCGCATCGGTCCACAATCTCATAGATAGTTGACGATGAAAGCACCGGTGGTTGTCTCTTCAATAATCTGAAACCGCCAGCGCGGGCGTGCGTACGGCTTCCGGTCGCCGGGCCTCCCGGCGCTCGATCCAGCTCAGCGTCGGCGTCGTCATCAGCGTGGTGACGAGCGCGACAAGCACCAACACGGTGAACAGGGACGGGCTCACGATGCCCGCCTCCAACCCGACGTTCAGCGCGATGAGCTGCATCAGGCCGCGGGCGTTCATCAGCGCGC
The genomic region above belongs to Micromonospora sp. WMMD1128 and contains:
- a CDS encoding response regulator transcription factor — its product is MRGGGSNRLLLVEDDADLTELLTEALGHEGYLVDRASDGQRGLHLGLTRSYDVMVIDRMLPALDGLDLVTRLRARAVPARTLMLTALGTVDDRIAGLDAGADDYLVKPFDLDELSARVRALCRRTSESTRVLRIGAGLLDLAPRDAVLADGTRVALSTREFELLRVLAARPNAVHPRAVLRRKVFEEAAAASIVDTYVYYLRRKLGRAVVRTVHGLGYRLGTL